One genomic segment of bacterium includes these proteins:
- a CDS encoding fused MFS/spermidine synthase, translating to MPSQSRTGTAAARTVIFLAGFTFLLYEVSWHRLLSLVLGATVTAATIVLAAFMAGFGAGAYILGRAADRRPGQGRMLAVLLAGLGLFNALDYVLITRTIPRLYASLAGGGLSPGATETLVFAFAALLLFVPAFLMGGVFPLISKAALGGGGSITTILGRLYALETLGSAVGGLVTGFVLLGVLGQRDTIFLAVAANLALGSWVLASGAFGRAAEPAP from the coding sequence ATGCCATCCCAGAGCAGGACCGGGACCGCCGCGGCCCGGACCGTCATCTTCCTGGCCGGTTTCACCTTCCTGCTCTACGAGGTCAGCTGGCACCGCCTGCTGTCTCTGGTGCTGGGCGCGACCGTCACCGCCGCCACCATCGTCCTGGCCGCCTTCATGGCCGGCTTCGGGGCGGGAGCCTACATCCTGGGCCGCGCCGCCGACCGCCGGCCCGGCCAGGGACGGATGCTCGCCGTCCTCCTCGCAGGCCTCGGCCTCTTCAACGCGCTCGACTACGTCCTGATCACCCGGACGATCCCCCGGCTCTACGCGTCGCTCGCGGGCGGCGGCCTGTCCCCCGGCGCGACAGAAACGCTGGTCTTCGCCTTCGCGGCGCTGCTGCTTTTCGTGCCGGCGTTCCTGATGGGCGGGGTCTTTCCGCTGATCAGCAAGGCCGCGCTCGGCGGCGGCGGGTCGATCACGACGATCCTGGGCCGGCTCTACGCCCTGGAGACACTGGGCAGCGCCGTCGGCGGGCTGGTGACGGGCTTCGTGCTGCTGGGCGTGCTCGGCCAGCGCGACACGATCTTCCTGGCGGTCGCCGCCAACCTGGCGCTGGGATCCTGGGTGCTCGCCTCCGGCGCGTTCGGCCGGGCGGCCGAGCCGGCGCCGTAG
- a CDS encoding superoxide dismutase, Ni — MSRTTVTILLALVLLAAAPGLASAHCQVPCGIYDDAARIARMYEDAATIEKAMAQMAELAGNIEVQSANQLARWVATKEEHASNIISVVSEYFLTQKVKPVAAGQEGRDAYLAGLADHHAVMAAAMKTKQNTSLDYVAALRTALDALSVHYDTEHLHRQ; from the coding sequence ATGTCCAGAACGACCGTGACGATCCTGCTCGCCCTCGTCCTGCTCGCCGCCGCCCCCGGCCTCGCGAGCGCGCACTGCCAGGTGCCCTGCGGCATCTACGACGACGCCGCGCGCATCGCCCGCATGTACGAGGACGCCGCGACCATCGAGAAGGCCATGGCCCAGATGGCGGAGTTGGCGGGAAATATCGAAGTCCAGAGCGCCAACCAGCTCGCCCGCTGGGTCGCCACCAAGGAGGAGCACGCGTCGAACATCATCTCCGTCGTGTCCGAGTACTTCCTGACCCAGAAGGTCAAGCCCGTGGCCGCCGGGCAGGAGGGCCGCGACGCCTACCTGGCCGGGCTGGCCGACCACCACGCGGTTATGGCCGCCGCCATGAAGACGAAGCAGAATACGAGCCTGGATTACGTGGCGGCCCTGCGGACGGCGCTCGACGCCCTGAGCGTCCACTACGACACGGAGCATCTGCATCGGCAGTGA
- a CDS encoding outer membrane beta-barrel protein, whose product MSRTSLTIALLTALGHAGGAARAQIEFDFGFLAGASLSTISGDTGLIFAGPEFDDFDNLTGDLDGAKLGMTMGVFMAANIDRDVSVRIEALYNELGGKGSYAGSTFIDGLGDTDLSGNVSMKTAYLEFPALVLFPLPVLPPQQWRGMLGMAICFAATSELRVDSAINGYAYSDPLSYDDRVQDVTYHGIVGLEYTAYVKETPFLLGLRYEIGLRRFDTGIGGDPDQEYMHRSFVATLGIPF is encoded by the coding sequence ATGTCGAGAACCAGCCTCACGATCGCCCTGCTGACCGCCCTCGGTCACGCCGGCGGCGCGGCCCGGGCCCAGATCGAGTTCGACTTCGGCTTCCTGGCCGGGGCCAGCCTGAGCACCATCTCCGGCGACACCGGTCTGATCTTCGCGGGACCGGAGTTCGACGACTTCGACAACCTGACCGGCGATCTCGACGGGGCCAAGCTGGGGATGACCATGGGTGTCTTCATGGCCGCGAACATCGACCGTGATGTGAGCGTCCGCATCGAAGCCCTCTACAACGAGCTGGGCGGCAAGGGCTCGTACGCGGGCTCGACATTCATCGACGGGCTGGGCGACACCGATCTCTCGGGCAACGTGTCGATGAAGACGGCCTACCTGGAGTTCCCCGCGCTGGTACTCTTCCCGCTGCCCGTCCTGCCGCCGCAGCAGTGGCGGGGGATGCTGGGCATGGCGATCTGTTTCGCGGCGACTTCCGAGCTGCGGGTCGATTCGGCGATCAACGGCTACGCCTACTCGGATCCGCTGTCCTACGACGACCGCGTCCAGGACGTGACGTATCACGGAATCGTGGGGCTCGAGTACACCGCCTACGTGAAGGAAACCCCCTTCCTGCTGGGCTTGCGCTACGAGATCGGACTCAGGAGGTTCGACACCGGCATCGGCGGCGACCCCGACCAGGAGTACATGCATCGGAGCTTCGTCGCGACGCTGGGGATCCCCTTCTGA